A window of Sphaeramia orbicularis chromosome 8, fSphaOr1.1, whole genome shotgun sequence genomic DNA:
ctcctcaggttctcttcaggttcccctcaggttctcctcaggttgttCCATAGGTGAGGGGCATAATGCTGTAAAGCTGCCTCAACCTGAGTTTGAGTGTTTCTTCATGGAACAGTTCtcaggccagtgccagaggacctcagggtccaccagggttcaGAAGGTCAAAGCAAGTCGAAGACATAAGAGGGAGCAAGACCATGAAGACATTTAGAAACCATTAAAAGGACTTTCAAACCAACCCTGAAACACAGGGGGAGTCAATGCAGTGGTTTTCAAACCTCTGTAATGTGAGCCCaccttctggtcttcatcagcacTCGAGCAGCTGAGTTCTGGAGAAGCTGGAGGTGTGAAGTTCTATCTTTAGGAAGATCAGAGAGCAGAGCATTACTGTAGTCAGTTCTTCTGGAGATAAAAGCAGGCATCAACATCTACGTATTGGCTGGACAGAGAACTGGACGGACTCTGGCTATATTCTGGAGATGATCAAAACCTGTTTTTAGATGGATCCAAAATgaggaataaaagtaaaaataaacaaccaataatatccatgtccacaaacaaacagctgatgaacatcatgtcacacacagaagaaacaaacactaacacatatgaatgtgagtccactacagtccagtaaaatccactatatagtccaagccccagaccccggtctactccagtccactagagtcccttagagtccacttcagactgtagtttgattccagtcttcttccatctgtgtccacagactctgtcagactggtccatgggtccagtgtgtgttcaggcagactggaggtccggtctaaccagtccaggtcctggtccccagtgtgtgaaggacacttggaccttcatggtgcccaggtggtctgtagggagctgggctgtggggctcctgagctcctccagggggcgctctatggagaagcggaggctcctgtggagCAGACGTTgcagtgtgaaggccatgagtctgctctgctggactgtggaagctcagggtcacagacctgctcatctggaacagctgtggaccttacctgcacaggtgggtggagctttgactgacaccagctgacatcagttcactcactttgatctcatttatctgtcacttgtatttgatcagatcctgatgatgtcagactggtgggaggagccagtcgctgtaacggtgaCGTAGAGATtaaacatcatggagaatggaaAGACATGGGATATTATTATGACTTTGACctctggaccctgaaggcagcagatgccgtatgtcgtcgactggactgtggatctgctgttgcTGGGAGAAGATCTGATTCATCTGATTCATTTAATCCTGTGTGGTCTATCCGCCCCACCTGTCTTCTCTCTTCATCTACACTGACAGACTGTGTGAGAGCAGATCCTGACTCCAGTGTCTCCACCCtgttcctcacctgttcaggtaagtctactgatgatggtcctgattctgtcagagttcttccatgagtccattcaggtgtgttttatctaagctgggtcaaaccaaacccagtcagaccaggtccacacattggacagttggactcaaacatcaaacacatgcagctgaattcagttccagtccatgaacgtggtcacatgactctgctttccaacaggctgttgaacagctcagaaggactgagtccattagtttgaactggactttgtgttggtccatgtgctctttttccagctctatgtgggtctgctggactctgaggacaccatggaaacatcactgacactaaaccatgtccttaaatgcagatgtttgacatgagccacatgtttccagttgtctgagatgaaccagtgcacaggtcactgatcaaacacactgcattatggtgcattcactgaccactgggattgtgtgtgtccatcaaacccactgcctttgaacagaccccactcacacatattgaatgttcagtctgacttcagaatgactgtgtgtccaccagcgctgacgttcaactaactctaacctgtgactgaggatccacagagtggacctgaggcctgtttgagtccagtctgaatgtagacagcgccctctgttggaatccaggtcaacaacagcacacactcactgtgtccttcagctccacattcaacactaaagggccttttattggtgtgttctgtgttctgctgttttctttgaggacgttgtggctctggttgaactggtccatgagtcctatttagttcctgtgtcactaatgactgacaggaggctttgaaagaGTAGAGCACTTTAATCTTTGATTTTAACATGGTGTTTCCTCCAAAGTTCAATGGTTTAGTTCATGTTCAGCTGACATTTTGTCCACATTTCTGGAAAAAAAGCCTTTGTTCAAATACAAATGGACCTATTATCAGTTTCTTTTCAGATAATACATGTTTCCTTCTTCTGTAAAAGTCCACTTTCCATCATCTGTCATATTTCCAAATGTTATGTGGTCAGTCGGGCCCATAAATTCAGATTTTCTGCTGAGAACTGAAAACCTtctgcagatgaatgtgagaacacatgtgcacagacatggttctgcacagggaacgtggaagaacatttgaacatgcagccattattagtagtagtatttagaaTTATTGCATATTTGATCCTTCTAATCATCTCTGTGGGTAACCAACCATTATTTATTTCTTATAACTGTAGTATTTATCACTGTGACAATATACTGTATAGAACTGTTCTGTTATATATTGTACTCTGTTCTTCAAAATGAACAGATGTGTTGTTAAGTCTttcaaacctgacgtgtcatcgctgacacaccctgtgcatatgcagtttggatggatggaactctttcactgtttaagacgttgtgctttataggttttattgggtcattacggtcatttcactcaggcctgaactagaagctggagaagaagctgttttagcagaattagaacatgcaggaaattgtaaagtgctttgagtgtccaaaaaagcgctacaaaaatctaatccattactattattattaaattttaaATGACTAGATTTTGAATGTTCTAAGTAGTCTGGAAATATGGGCAAAAGGAggaactcacagcatattttctacccTTTTTCtagtcaaaaataataaaaagtgcaGGCGGTCCATTTTAGGCTGAGGGTTGAAAGGGTTccagagtccaccctcacactgtcgtctgtccaggggcttttgtgtctttaaacatgtgtgtgtgttgttgtgggtccacagactctgtcagactggtgcatggttccagtctgtgttcaggcagactggaggtccggtccaaccagtcctggtcctcagtgtgtgaagaggatttggaccttaatgatacccaggtggtctgtagggagctgggctgtggggctcctgggctcctccagggggggctctatggagagggggaggctccagtctggaccagtgagctccagtgtgaaggcaaTGAGTCTactgtcctggactgtagaaggtccagctccactgggaagacctgctcaactggaacagctgctggactcacctgtacaggtaccaagggggcgtggctttcatatgacagtgtgtttctttgactcatgtctttgtgtctctgctcagatccaggtggtgtcaggttggtgggacagccgagccgctgtgctggtactttggagatccaacaccagggaaaGTGGAAACCTGTAGAAGACGAGTATAAAttctgggacctgaagtctggatctgctgtgtgtcaacatctggactgtggatcagctgtttcagtcaacagaacAGATTATTCTACATACAGACGTGTTTGGATGGTGTCtgttccttgtgtaaagctgaaatctggactgagggactgtgttggactAGATGATTCCTATAAACACTCATCTGGTGTggatgtggtgtgttcaggtacaaatggacacaatctgtgtctgaactgaattctcagtgaccagatggttctgactctgatgtttaaagttacatttaatgaatctttttatttcatcagttgattatttaatagtaaatatacattttatttataagcgcctttcaagacacccaaagacattgtacaacaagataaaacaaacaatccataagatacaaagaaataaacagattaaagcaaatatttactatatatagaaatgaattTGCAGGATGGAGATTAGAGTTTATGGGGGgcaggctattctgaaaaggtcagttttgagtctggatttgaatgtggggagagagtcacagttacggatggatggtgggagggagttccagagctgaggagcagagcggctgaaggctcggcctcccatggtattttgtctcagttcatttttttttctgtcaaatgtgtcaaatattgacctttgacctttgtaacGTCCAGATCaaaaatgaacgtcttcatttggaccagatgaggctgaaaacacaaacagatttcacattagtctcatttaggacaaaaggaccaaatgctgacatgtgagactctaaaaccaccacatgtttgtcatttttttttacccataatgcctttgaaggtcagctgtgctctaaatgacccattcctccatgttttcactggtcagtgttcatcccatcccaaactcctgtggatcagatccatctgtgtctctgaggaggatggattctctgactgcttgtttgtgctcatgtgtgctgcttggtccaatcatgtctctgtgtgtggacagatctgctgcctcagcccaacatctccctgtctgacggggtctttggggtctaccagcaggggttcagGGTGCTCGTCggctccgacttcaccatcacatgctccgtccaaccacagtacccaggaggctccttccagctgatctccgacaccaagaagccgctgaacctcaccctgccggctgtcaatcactccgcccacttcctgttgtctgccatgggctacgcccaccgagggaactacacatgtgtttatcacgtggacgtttataaccacagcttctcGTCGTCTCAAAGCCCCGCCCTCTTTCTCACTGTTggaggtaacgtcaggacaaacacacacaaaatacccacaatgcatcagtaacagtcacatgaccatgttctacaacattcccagtgagcagagtgaacaggtgtgagcagaaccacgttggtaggactgagatcaggtaaagccggtccagttgaacctgtcagagactgggctgaaccaacaaacagtcctttaatctgagctcagttcaaaccacagttgagtttaaaaccaggtttaaacccagtccatccagttgaatgtgaagcccagttagtgtcTACAGTGTaaggtgcatctgtacatgtgtctgtgtggtccacatgtccagggtctagagggggtccactggtttcagtcagtctatgagctgcagcagatggaagtctggaccaacacagttggacacatgCACTTGAGTCAAATCTGTCCAATAGGACGAGTCCACTTCAACAACATCAACCAACACTTTGAAGTCAACTTCAGCTCAGAACTCAACTCATGGTATCTACAAACCAGTCCGACTAAAACCTGTGTGTCTGAGTCTGAAGGTCCAGAATGTCTACAGATTAAAGTCCAACCTAAACTGGTCTGGATCTGACCAGTTTGAGACATTGATCCTGTGTTTTCATTCTGTCTTATGTCCACAGACACACGTtcagtctgaaaaacacaaacatctgaACCAGGATCTTATCAGTACTAGTTCAGATTTGTCCATTGGATAAGTACTGCAGTGACCTGTcggtttcagctgcaacaagcaaTTTAAGACCAACTGAGGCAACGAATAACTTCTCATGTCTTAAACAACTGTGAGATAAAACATGTCCTATGGTCGTGGAACAGATGGAACTGTTTCAGAGGCGTCCAATCATTGGcctgaaccaagaagaactagaacagcactcggacagcacagacctccgccaagacagatcagtcgtcccccctcccctccatcaccaccaaaatttaatcatttgttccttgtgccagtatcaacatttcatgaaaatacatccataactttttgagttatcttgtgaaAAGACAAACAgtcaaaccctgatgaaaacataacctctgctgtttcatgtggcagaggtaaaaataaggacaagctgaaaaaaaaaaacaactggaaaaaaaactgtccatCATGCCAAGCACCTCCGGTCAAAGCCTGTGGGAgcggtgattacccatcatgccaacTCAacgtcatcaatacaagatctggaCAAAACCTGGAGAAACTACAGATGTAAAACATGTAGTGACTtcagaaaacatttattttattttattttattgtattcaagcaggtaagttagttgaaaaCTGATTGTCATTTTCAATAACAGCCTGTTCTTTTGGAGATGATCGACCacccactgtcacattcacacctatgggcagtttaaattaacccattaacctatcagtgcatgtctgtggatggtgggaggagccggagaacccggagagaacccatgcagacatgaggagaacatgcaaactccacacagaaaggttcctggtgttggaatcgaactcaggacTAGAGGCAGACcgatatatcagccaatatattgatttttttcaatattggccatcggccttaatttgtttttgaaagccgatatttgatcagtagtaaaaatgttatcagATATTTGATCAGGTACATGTGTGGGCAGCACCTTAACTTAGATAAATGTTCAAACAgcactatgtgtacgtgtattaatcaTGTCATTTATACCGCTgtgtaaaaatcttaattatctgagtgtttcagttgtattttagggtcaatgtgctttaaaaacatcAAATATGGTCCTCAGATATCGGCTGTAGATGTGGGTCATGGTCTGAGCACATAGTCCAAAATGGGCGTGGGCCTAAGACTGACCCCTGTGGGTGGACCTGGActcaggaccttgttgctgtgaggccACAGTGCTGTCCACTGCACCAGCGCCACCAGGACTGAACAGATTCTGTTCCAACACTAACAGTTGTGTGTGTGAACTCAACTCCCATTTGGAGCCAAATCCAACTGCAGTCTGAACTCAAACACACAATCCCACTGAGCTCAGCACAAACATCCTCATGATGGGAATGTGTCCCGTTGGTGCAGATGTTCTTCACACTGAATATGTTCCATCAGTAGAAGTGAATGTGTTCCAGGTGTTTCCGACTCATTATTGATCGGATCGGTTCTGTTCACACTGTGATCAGCAGAATAGTGTCAAACAGacacagtttgtcagcttttccagACGTCAGGACTCTTCAGCTCCACTctgatggttgttgttgttgttgttgttgtgtttcagacttggtgagaaatctgatcatcagggtggtgctgGTCCACTTCATCCTGATCACGGGGACCATGTTCCTCTACTTGTACTGTCGGGTcagttcacagctttattcaacacactaacacacttcaacgctgacatgggacgcttctgccaaactgggtttacctcCAATATTTGTcacatgtgtttgtgcatgtttcaGAGGCTCATGGTGTGGAGAAGCCAATCATGGAATAATGGCTGATAACGGAATAACGGCCAATAATGGAataacttattataatattatcctgttaaaaaaaatcttttcaaatgtaataactgagccgataacataataatatatgaatataacTGTATATAAGTTTGATTTATTAGATAGAACTGTGATAAAAGTACACGGGGGGGTTAACAGGCCAATAATGTACGA
This region includes:
- the LOC115424875 gene encoding CD5 antigen-like; protein product: VRLVGGASRCNGDVEIKHHGEWKDMGYYYDFDLWTLKAAADSVRLVHGSSLCSGRLEVRSNQSWSSVCEEDLDLNDTQVVCRELGCGAPGLLQGGLYGEGEAPVWTSELQCEGNESTVLDCRRSSSTGKTCSTGTAAGLTCTDPGGVRLVGQPSRCAGTLEIQHQGKWKPVEDEYKFWDLKSGSAVCQHLDCGSAVSVNRTDYSTYRRVWMVSVPCVKLKSGLRDCVGLDDSYKHSSGVDVVCSDLLPQPNISLSDGVFGVYQQGFRVLVGSDFTI